CGCCGAGCAGCAGCACCGGTGAGAGCCCGAGGGCCGCGCGCAGCCGGCCGCTGATGAAGATGCCGATGGGGACGTCGGCGACCATCCGGGCGAACCCGAACGCCGCGGCGACCGCTCCGAGCTGCCAATCCGCCAGCGCTCCGGCCCGGCCGATCTCGGGAAGCAGGGCCGGGAACGCGCCGATGGACACCGTGTTGGCGAAGATCAGCAGACAGAGCAGGACGATGAGAGGCGGCGGTCGCACGACGGCGAAGTGACGCGAAGCCGGACGCGGGGCTCAGCCGGGCCCGCCGCCCCGGTCACCGTAGAAGGCGCAGGCGTTGTCCCAGACGATCTTCTGCTTGACGGCCTCGGCGAGCGGCTGCGCCCGCATGGCCTCGGCCGTCGCCGGCCAGCGGTGATCGGGGTGCGGGTAGTCGCTGGCGAACAGGACTCGGTCTTCCCCGATGAGCGAGACCACCTGCCCGAGATAGGGCTCGTCGGGCTCGCAGGACACCCAGCACTGGCGCCGGAAGTACTCGCTGGGGCGCAGGCTGAGCTGAGGCTCGCCGCGGACCTCGCGCGTCTTCTCCCAGTGCTCGTCCATCCGCCAGAGCCAGTACGGCACCCAGCCACAGCCGGCCTCGAGAAACGCCACGCGCAGCCCGGGGTGCCGCTCCAGCACGCCCCCGCCGACGAGGGCCAGCATGGCCAGCATCTGCTCCAGCGGATGCGAGGCCGTGTGGCAGGCGAAAAACGTGCGAAAACGGTCGGCGCCGGCCGCCGGCAGGTGCGCTCCCACGCCTTCGTGGATGCCGACGGCGAGTCCCCGCTGCTCGCAAACCGTCCACAACGGCTCATAGGCAGGATCGTCGAGCCCGCGCCCCTGGACGGGGTTGGGGCGCACGAAGACGGCCGGGAAGCGCCGGTCGGCCACGCGCCGGGCCTCCGCCGCCGCCAGGGCGGGATCGTGGAGCCCGACGAGCATCGCCACCGGACGGAGCCGATCGGGCGCGTAGGCGCAGAAGTCCACGATCCAGTCGTTGTAGGCGCGGCAGACGGCGATGGCCAGCTCGGGGTCGAGATCGTCGACGGCGGCGACGTAGAGGCCCTGGGTCGGGTAGAGGTACGCCAGCTCGATGCCGCCCTGGTCCATCGCCTTCACCTGGGAGGCCGCGTCGTACCCGGCCCGGAGCGGCTCGGCCAGATACGCCTTGACTCGAGCCGCGAAGGCCTCGCGCATCGCCGGACTCACGCATTCGGCGCGGGGCGACAGGCGGCCTCCGCTCTCGAAGTTGCTGCGACCGTCGGGCCCACGCCGGACACGGGGAGCCCGATCGCGGAAGCGCGGCTCGATGTAGCGCCCCCACATGCCGGCGGGCTCCATCACGTGACCGTCGGCGTCGATCATCGGCAGCGCGGGGGACGACATCGTGGCTTCCTAGGTACGGCATCGCCCTGCCGCTGTCAACGAGGGCGGCTGCCTGTTATCCTTGCCGGCACTCGGTGCTGACCCGAGGCGCCGGCAACCGGGGCGCCCGTGGCAGGAGCGATCAGTCTATAATCGCCGGAATCCGTTCCGCCACACGGGAGGGCAGGGACCGGAATGAAACGCTACATCATCAAGCGTGTCGGCTACTCGCTGATCTCGCTCTTCCTCCTGTCCGTCGTCATCTTCTTCTTCGTGCGCGTGACCGGGGACCCCGCCGTGCTGCTGGTGGAGCCGGGAGCCAGCCAGTCAGACCTCGAGGCCATCCGCGAGCAGCTCGGCCTGGACCGTCCCCTGAGCGTCCAGTACATGACCTTCCTCCGGGACCTGCTGCGGGGCGACTTCGGCCACTCCTTCTACTACCGCACGCCCGTCCTGGAGCTCTACCTGTCGCGCCTGCCGAATTCGCTCCTCCTGGCCTCGGTGGCGATGCTCTTCTCTCTCTTCATCGGCATTCCCAGCGGCATCCTGGCCGCCGTGCGGCTCAACGGCTGGTGGGACCGCGTGGGAAAGATCTTCGCGCTGCTGGGCCAGTCGCTGCCGTCCTTCTGGGTGGGCCTGATGCTGATCCTCTTCTTCTCCGTTCATCTCGGCTGGCTACCTTCCTCGGGCTCGGGCACCGTCTGGCACGTGCTGATGCCGGCGGTCGCCCTGGGCTGGCTCTTCGCGGCCGCCCACATGCGGCTCACGCGCTCGTCGATGCTCGAGGTGCTGGGTTCCGAGTACGTCAAGCTGGCCCGGCTCAAGGGCCTGCCCGAGGCCCTGGTCATCGCCAAGCACGCCTTCAAGAACGCCCTCATCCCGGTGCTGACCCTGGCCGGTATCAACCTCATCATCATGGTCAACACCACCATCGTCGTGGAGACGGTGTTCGCCTGGCCGGGGGTCGGCCGGCTGCTCTACGAAGGCATCTCCTTCCGGGACTTCCCCGTCGTCCAGGCGACGGTCGTGCTCTGCGGCGCGATGATCGTGGCCGTGAACCTGGTCGTCGACGTGCTCTACGCCGTCATCGACCCGAGGATCCGTTATGACTGAAAGAGCCTCGAGCGCGACGCTGAACGGCGGCCGCGTCGGCGCCTTCACCGCGGCCTGGCGCATCGCCTCCGTCGGCACCCGCGGCTACCCGGTCGTGCCGATCGCCATCATCGTCATCACGGCGCTCGTGGCGATCTTCGCGGAGTACCTGGCCCCCCACGACTCCGAGGTGGGCATCCTGGGAGCGCGGTTCAAGCCGCCCGCCTGGCAGGCCGGCGGCGACCCCGCGTACCTGCTCGGCACCGATCACCTCGGGCGCGACGTGCTGTCGCGACTCATCTTCGGCGCCCGCGTGTCGATGATCGTGGGCTTCTTCGCCGTGATCGTGGCCGGCGTCATCGGCACCGCGCTGGGCATCATCTCCGGCTACTTCGGCGGCTGGGTCGATCAGGTCATCATGCGCATCACCGATACCTGGCTCGCCTTCCCGGCCCTGATCTTCGCCATCTTCCTGGCCGCCATCCTGGGACCCAGCCTGACGAACATCATCATCATCCTG
This DNA window, taken from Candidatus Methylomirabilota bacterium, encodes the following:
- a CDS encoding amidohydrolase family protein yields the protein MSSPALPMIDADGHVMEPAGMWGRYIEPRFRDRAPRVRRGPDGRSNFESGGRLSPRAECVSPAMREAFAARVKAYLAEPLRAGYDAASQVKAMDQGGIELAYLYPTQGLYVAAVDDLDPELAIAVCRAYNDWIVDFCAYAPDRLRPVAMLVGLHDPALAAAEARRVADRRFPAVFVRPNPVQGRGLDDPAYEPLWTVCEQRGLAVGIHEGVGAHLPAAGADRFRTFFACHTASHPLEQMLAMLALVGGGVLERHPGLRVAFLEAGCGWVPYWLWRMDEHWEKTREVRGEPQLSLRPSEYFRRQCWVSCEPDEPYLGQVVSLIGEDRVLFASDYPHPDHRWPATAEAMRAQPLAEAVKQKIVWDNACAFYGDRGGGPG
- a CDS encoding ABC transporter permease, coding for MKRYIIKRVGYSLISLFLLSVVIFFFVRVTGDPAVLLVEPGASQSDLEAIREQLGLDRPLSVQYMTFLRDLLRGDFGHSFYYRTPVLELYLSRLPNSLLLASVAMLFSLFIGIPSGILAAVRLNGWWDRVGKIFALLGQSLPSFWVGLMLILFFSVHLGWLPSSGSGTVWHVLMPAVALGWLFAAAHMRLTRSSMLEVLGSEYVKLARLKGLPEALVIAKHAFKNALIPVLTLAGINLIIMVNTTIVVETVFAWPGVGRLLYEGISFRDFPVVQATVVLCGAMIVAVNLVVDVLYAVIDPRIRYD
- a CDS encoding ABC transporter permease, which gives rise to MTERASSATLNGGRVGAFTAAWRIASVGTRGYPVVPIAIIVITALVAIFAEYLAPHDSEVGILGARFKPPAWQAGGDPAYLLGTDHLGRDVLSRLIFGARVSMIVGFFAVIVAGVIGTALGIISGYFGGWVDQVIMRITDTWLAFPALIFAIFLAAILGPSLTNIIIILGAVFWTRYARVIRGEVLSLKERDFVRLAVVANCSTWTIMRRHILPNVVNSAIVLGSLQLGIVIIAEATLSFLGVGVPPPQPAWGLMLADGKKGMMAGYWWLTVLPGTCIMLMVLAANLLGDWLRVKLDPQLRQL